One window of the Paraburkholderia sp. PGU19 genome contains the following:
- a CDS encoding transposase, translating into MARLARLYVPDQPQHVILRGLDQQPAFVDDQDYELFIDCLKAASRDHHLSVHAYALMPGAVQLLVTPTDESSLPKAMQAVGRRYVAHFNRRYSRRGTLWEGRYRATVIEGEKYFLLASRVVEMSPVRNQLVSTPEDYRWSSYRHHIGLTLDSLITDHRLYWSLGNTPFERQRAYRELCEQPLDEREASQLQQATLKGWVLGSDSYREWAARAANRRVSPLPRGRPRKVRETPQTQ; encoded by the coding sequence ATGGCACGGCTTGCACGTCTTTATGTCCCCGACCAGCCGCAACACGTGATCCTGCGCGGACTCGACCAGCAGCCCGCATTCGTCGACGACCAGGATTACGAACTGTTCATCGATTGCCTGAAGGCGGCTTCGCGCGATCACCATCTTTCCGTTCACGCATACGCGCTGATGCCCGGCGCGGTGCAACTGCTTGTCACGCCCACCGACGAATCGAGCTTGCCCAAGGCGATGCAGGCCGTCGGCCGGCGTTACGTCGCGCACTTCAATCGCCGGTACTCGCGGCGCGGCACGTTGTGGGAAGGCCGCTATCGCGCGACGGTGATCGAAGGCGAGAAGTACTTCCTGCTTGCGAGCCGCGTGGTCGAAATGTCGCCGGTGCGCAACCAGCTGGTGAGCACGCCCGAAGACTACCGATGGTCCAGTTATCGGCATCACATCGGGCTGACCTTAGACAGTTTGATCACCGATCACCGTTTGTACTGGTCGCTCGGCAATACGCCGTTCGAACGGCAGCGCGCGTACCGCGAATTGTGCGAACAGCCGCTCGACGAGCGCGAAGCCAGCCAGCTTCAGCAGGCCACGTTGAAGGGCTGGGTGCTCGGTAGCGACTCGTATCGGGAGTGGGCGGCGCGCGCCGCGAACCGGCGCGTCTCGCCGTTGCCGCGCGGCCGGCCGCGCAAGGTCCGGGAAACGCCGCAAACCCAGTAA
- a CDS encoding deoxyguanosinetriphosphate triphosphohydrolase, giving the protein MPPATGVVSLPTIAALEAHLAPYAAHSSQSRGRRHHEAPPSARTEFQRDRDRIVHSTAFRRLEYKTQVFVNHEGDLFRTRLTHSLEVAQIARSVARNLRVNEDLVEAISLAHDLGHTPFGHAGQDALNECMRDYGGFEHNLQSLAVVDDLEEHYGAFDGLNLCFETREGILKHCSRENARRLGELGERFLQGRQPSIEAQIANLADEIAYNNHDVDDGLRSGLLTIDQLAEVELWHTHYDAARRDYPQIEGRRLIHETVRRIINTLIVDLIDATTHNIARHAPASLDDVRRAPPLVAHSDAVAAQATELKRFLFQNLYRHYRVMRMANKAQRVIAGLFDAFISDPRLLPPAYQTPDAARQPRLIAHYIAGMTDRYASKEYQRLFIVDGD; this is encoded by the coding sequence GTGCCGCCCGCTACCGGCGTCGTATCGCTGCCCACCATCGCCGCGCTCGAAGCGCATCTCGCGCCGTACGCCGCGCATTCTTCGCAATCGCGCGGCCGGCGCCATCACGAAGCGCCGCCAAGCGCGCGCACCGAGTTTCAGCGCGATCGCGATCGCATCGTCCATTCGACCGCTTTCCGAAGGCTCGAGTACAAGACGCAGGTCTTCGTGAATCACGAGGGCGATCTGTTCCGCACACGGCTCACCCACAGTCTCGAAGTCGCGCAGATCGCGCGTTCTGTCGCGCGCAATCTGCGCGTGAACGAAGATCTCGTCGAAGCGATTTCGCTGGCGCACGATCTCGGACACACGCCGTTCGGCCATGCCGGGCAAGATGCGCTCAATGAATGCATGCGCGACTACGGCGGCTTCGAGCACAACCTGCAAAGTCTCGCCGTCGTCGACGATCTCGAAGAGCATTACGGCGCATTCGATGGCCTGAATCTGTGCTTCGAAACGCGCGAAGGCATTCTCAAGCATTGCTCGCGCGAAAACGCGCGGCGTCTCGGCGAACTCGGCGAGCGCTTTTTGCAAGGGCGGCAACCGTCGATCGAAGCGCAGATCGCCAATCTCGCCGACGAAATCGCGTACAACAATCACGACGTTGACGACGGTCTGCGCTCGGGATTGCTCACGATCGATCAACTCGCCGAAGTCGAGCTATGGCACACGCATTACGACGCAGCGCGGCGCGATTATCCGCAGATCGAGGGACGCCGGCTGATTCATGAGACTGTGCGGCGAATCATCAACACGCTGATCGTCGACCTGATCGACGCGACCACGCACAATATCGCGCGGCATGCGCCCGCGTCGCTCGACGACGTGCGCCGCGCGCCGCCGCTTGTCGCACACAGCGACGCTGTCGCTGCGCAGGCGACGGAGCTCAAGCGGTTTCTCTTCCAGAACCTGTACCGCCACTATCGCGTGATGCGCATGGCGAACAAGGCCCAGCGTGTGATCGCTGGTTTGTTCGACGCGTTCATCAGCGATCCTCGTCTGCTGCCGCCCGCCTACCAGACGCCGGACGCAGCCAGGCAACCACGCCTAATCGCGCATTACATCGCGGGCATGACGGACCGGTATGCGTCGAAGGAATACCAGCGGCTGTTTATCGTCGATGGCGATTGA
- a CDS encoding glutamate synthase-related protein encodes MNDHQQPLSTVPAAQGLYDPANEHDACGVGFVAHIKGKKSHEIIQQGLKILENLDHRGAVGADPLMGDGAGILIQIPDSFYREEMAKQGVTLPPEGEYGVGMIFLPKEHASRLACEQELERTVKAEGQVVLGWRDVPADHNMPISPTVKASEPLIRQIFIGRGKDIMVTDALERKLYVIRKTASHRIQALKLKHGKEYFVPSMSARTVVYKGLLLAGQVGVYYRDLQDERVVSALALVHQRFSTNTFPAWELAHPYRMIAHNGEINTVKGNVNWLNARTGAIASHVLGDDLPKLWPLIYPGQSDTASFDNCLELLVMAGYPLVHAVMMMIPEAWEQHTLMDDNRRAFYEYHAAMMEPWDGPAAIAFTDGRQIGATLDRNGLRPARYIVTDDDLVIMASEAGTLPIPESKIVKKWRLQPGKMFLIDMEHGRIIDDKELKDNLANAKPYKSWIDAVRIKLDEIEPNAEDVVAERREAAALLDRQQAFGYTQEDLKFLMAPMAQAGEEAVGSMGNDSPLAVMSNKNKTLYHYFKQLFAQVTNPPIDPIRENMVMSLVSFVGPKPNLLDTNNINPPMRLEVSQPVLDFKDIAKIRAIDQYTGGKFSSYELNICYPVAWGKEGIEARLASLCAEAVDAVKSGYNMLIVSDRKTDRDNVAIPALLATSAIHSHLVQQGLRTSTGLVVETGSARETHHFALLAGFGAEAVHPYLAMETLAQMAVGMKGDLSAEKAVYNFTKAVGKGLYKVMSKMGISTYMSYTGAQIFEAVGLAEDLVSKYFKGTASKVGGIGLFEVAEEAIRLHRDAFGDNPVLATMLDAGGEYAYRVRGEDHMWTPDAIAKLQHSARSNSYQTYKEYAHLINDQTKRHMTFRGLFEFKVDPSKAIPLDEVESAKEIVKRFATGAMSLGSISTEAHATLAVAMNRIGGKSNTGEGGEDENRYRNELRGIPIKNGDTMKTILGDEVVTDIPLKEGDSLRSKIKQVASGRFGVTAEYLSSADQIQIKMAQGAKPGEGGQLPGHKVSEYIGKLRYSVPGVGLISPPPHHDIYSIEDLAQLIHDLKNANSAASISVKLVSEVGVGTVAAGVAKAKADHVVIAGHDGGTGASPLSSVKHAGTPWELGLAETQQTLVLNQLRGRIRVQADGQMKTGRDVVIGALLGADEFGFATAPLVVEGCIMMRKCHLNTCPVGVATQDPVLRAKFQGQPEHVVNFFFFIAEEVREIMAQLGVRKFDDLIGRSEFLDMKKGIEHWKAKGLDFSRVFYQPSVPASVARMHVDSQDHGLDRALDHVLIEKAKAAIEKGEHVSFIQPVRNVNRTVGAMLSGTIAKKYGHDGLPDDAIHIQLKGTAGQSFGAFLAKGITLDLVGDGNDYVGKGLSGGRIIIRPTNDFRGKSEENIICGNTVMYGAIEGESFFRGVAGERFCVRNSGATAVVEGTGDHGCEYMTGGTVVVLGETGRNFAAGMSGGIAYVYDVDGSFAAKCNKSMVALEPVLQQAEQERTVDKALWHMGQTDEAMLKGLIERHFQFTGSPRAKALLENWDASRRQFVKVFPTEYKRALGEMGAKKAAKEVLAA; translated from the coding sequence ATGAACGACCATCAGCAGCCGCTTTCCACGGTTCCCGCCGCGCAAGGTCTATACGACCCCGCAAACGAGCACGACGCATGCGGCGTCGGCTTCGTTGCGCATATCAAGGGCAAGAAAAGCCACGAAATCATCCAGCAGGGCCTGAAGATCCTCGAAAACCTCGATCACCGGGGCGCTGTCGGCGCCGATCCGCTGATGGGCGACGGCGCGGGCATCCTGATCCAGATTCCGGACTCGTTCTACCGCGAGGAAATGGCCAAGCAGGGCGTGACGCTGCCGCCCGAGGGCGAATACGGCGTCGGCATGATCTTCCTGCCGAAGGAACACGCGTCGCGTCTCGCCTGCGAGCAGGAACTGGAGCGCACGGTGAAGGCCGAAGGCCAGGTCGTGCTCGGCTGGCGCGACGTGCCCGCCGACCACAACATGCCGATCTCGCCGACCGTGAAGGCGAGCGAGCCGCTGATCCGCCAGATCTTCATCGGACGCGGCAAGGACATCATGGTGACGGACGCGCTGGAGCGGAAGCTGTACGTGATCCGCAAGACGGCGAGCCACCGCATCCAGGCGCTCAAGCTGAAGCACGGCAAGGAATACTTCGTGCCGTCGATGTCGGCGCGCACGGTCGTCTACAAGGGTCTGCTGCTGGCGGGCCAGGTCGGCGTGTACTACCGCGACCTGCAGGACGAGCGCGTCGTGTCGGCACTCGCGCTCGTGCACCAGCGCTTTTCGACCAACACGTTCCCGGCGTGGGAACTGGCTCACCCGTATCGCATGATCGCCCACAACGGCGAAATCAACACGGTGAAGGGCAACGTCAACTGGCTGAACGCGCGTACGGGCGCGATCGCCTCGCACGTGCTCGGCGACGACCTGCCGAAGCTGTGGCCGCTGATCTATCCGGGCCAATCGGACACGGCGTCGTTCGACAACTGTCTCGAACTGCTCGTGATGGCCGGCTACCCGCTCGTCCACGCGGTGATGATGATGATTCCCGAAGCATGGGAGCAGCACACGCTGATGGACGACAACCGCCGCGCGTTCTACGAATACCACGCCGCGATGATGGAACCGTGGGATGGCCCCGCTGCAATCGCGTTCACCGACGGCCGCCAGATCGGCGCGACGCTCGACCGTAACGGCCTGCGTCCGGCGCGCTACATCGTCACGGACGACGACCTCGTCATCATGGCGTCGGAAGCGGGCACGCTGCCCATTCCCGAATCGAAGATCGTCAAGAAGTGGCGTCTGCAGCCGGGCAAGATGTTCCTGATCGACATGGAGCACGGCCGCATCATCGACGACAAGGAACTGAAGGACAACCTCGCGAACGCCAAGCCGTACAAGAGCTGGATCGACGCAGTGCGCATTAAGCTCGACGAAATCGAGCCGAACGCGGAAGACGTCGTCGCGGAGCGCCGCGAAGCGGCTGCGCTGCTGGACCGCCAGCAGGCGTTCGGCTACACGCAGGAAGACCTCAAGTTCCTGATGGCGCCGATGGCGCAGGCAGGCGAAGAAGCCGTTGGCTCGATGGGCAACGACTCGCCGCTGGCCGTCATGTCCAACAAGAACAAGACGCTGTATCACTACTTCAAGCAGCTGTTCGCGCAGGTCACGAACCCGCCTATCGACCCGATCCGTGAAAACATGGTGATGTCGCTGGTGTCGTTCGTCGGTCCGAAGCCGAACCTGCTGGATACGAACAACATCAACCCGCCGATGCGTCTCGAAGTGTCGCAGCCTGTGCTCGACTTCAAGGACATCGCGAAGATTCGCGCGATCGATCAGTACACGGGCGGCAAGTTCAGCTCGTACGAACTGAACATCTGCTACCCGGTTGCATGGGGCAAGGAAGGCATCGAAGCGCGCCTCGCGTCGCTGTGCGCGGAAGCCGTGGATGCCGTGAAGTCCGGCTACAACATGCTGATCGTGTCGGACCGCAAGACCGACCGCGACAACGTCGCGATTCCGGCACTGCTCGCTACGTCGGCGATCCACTCGCACCTCGTGCAGCAAGGTCTGCGCACGAGCACGGGGCTCGTCGTCGAAACGGGCTCGGCGCGTGAGACGCACCACTTCGCGCTGCTCGCGGGCTTTGGCGCGGAAGCTGTCCACCCGTACCTCGCGATGGAAACGCTCGCGCAGATGGCAGTTGGCATGAAGGGCGACCTGTCGGCGGAAAAGGCGGTCTACAACTTCACGAAGGCAGTCGGCAAGGGCCTGTACAAAGTCATGTCGAAGATGGGTATTTCGACGTACATGTCGTACACGGGCGCGCAGATTTTCGAGGCAGTCGGTCTCGCTGAAGATCTCGTGAGCAAGTACTTCAAGGGCACGGCGTCGAAGGTCGGCGGCATTGGCCTGTTCGAAGTGGCGGAAGAAGCGATCCGTCTGCATCGCGACGCGTTCGGCGACAACCCGGTTCTCGCGACCATGCTCGACGCGGGCGGCGAGTACGCCTACCGCGTGCGCGGCGAAGACCACATGTGGACGCCGGATGCGATCGCCAAGCTGCAACACTCGGCGCGCAGCAACTCGTATCAGACGTACAAGGAATACGCGCATCTGATCAACGATCAGACCAAGCGTCACATGACGTTCCGTGGCCTGTTCGAATTCAAGGTCGATCCGTCGAAGGCGATTCCGCTCGACGAAGTCGAATCGGCGAAGGAAATCGTCAAGCGCTTTGCCACGGGCGCGATGTCGCTCGGCTCGATTTCGACGGAAGCGCACGCCACGCTGGCTGTGGCGATGAACCGTATCGGCGGCAAGTCGAACACGGGCGAAGGCGGCGAGGACGAGAACCGCTATCGCAACGAACTGCGCGGCATCCCCATCAAGAATGGCGACACGATGAAGACCATCCTCGGCGATGAAGTCGTGACCGACATCCCGCTGAAGGAAGGCGATTCGCTGCGCTCGAAGATCAAGCAGGTCGCGTCGGGCCGGTTCGGCGTGACGGCGGAGTATCTGTCGTCGGCCGACCAGATCCAGATCAAGATGGCGCAGGGCGCGAAGCCGGGCGAAGGCGGACAGTTGCCGGGTCACAAGGTGTCCGAGTACATCGGCAAGCTGCGTTACTCGGTGCCGGGCGTCGGTCTGATTTCGCCGCCGCCGCACCATGACATCTATTCGATCGAAGATCTGGCGCAGCTGATCCACGATCTGAAGAACGCGAATTCGGCAGCGAGCATCTCGGTGAAGCTGGTGTCGGAAGTGGGTGTCGGCACGGTCGCTGCGGGTGTCGCGAAGGCAAAGGCGGATCACGTCGTGATCGCCGGCCACGATGGCGGCACGGGCGCATCGCCGCTGTCGTCGGTGAAGCACGCCGGCACGCCGTGGGAACTGGGCCTTGCCGAAACGCAGCAGACGCTGGTGCTGAACCAGTTGCGCGGCCGTATCCGCGTGCAGGCCGACGGCCAGATGAAGACGGGCCGCGACGTCGTGATCGGCGCGCTGCTCGGCGCGGACGAATTCGGTTTCGCGACGGCGCCGCTCGTCGTCGAAGGCTGCATCATGATGCGCAAGTGCCACTTGAACACGTGCCCGGTCGGCGTCGCGACGCAAGACCCCGTGCTGCGCGCGAAATTCCAGGGCCAGCCGGAACACGTCGTGAACTTCTTCTTCTTCATCGCTGAAGAAGTGCGCGAAATCATGGCGCAACTGGGCGTGCGCAAGTTCGACGACCTGATCGGCCGCAGCGAATTCCTCGATATGAAGAAGGGCATCGAGCACTGGAAGGCGAAGGGTCTGGACTTCTCGCGCGTGTTCTATCAGCCGAGCGTCCCCGCGAGCGTCGCGCGCATGCACGTCGATTCGCAGGACCACGGCCTCGACCGCGCGCTCGATCACGTGCTGATCGAGAAGGCGAAGGCGGCGATCGAGAAGGGCGAGCACGTGTCGTTCATCCAGCCGGTGCGCAACGTGAACCGTACGGTCGGCGCGATGCTGTCCGGCACGATCGCGAAGAAGTACGGCCACGACGGTTTGCCCGACGACGCGATCCACATCCAGTTGAAGGGCACGGCGGGCCAGAGCTTCGGCGCGTTTCTCGCGAAGGGCATCACGCTGGATCTGGTCGGCGACGGCAACGACTACGTCGGCAAGGGTCTGTCGGGCGGCCGCATCATCATCCGTCCGACGAACGATTTCCGCGGCAAGTCCGAAGAGAACATCATCTGCGGCAACACGGTGATGTACGGCGCGATCGAAGGCGAATCGTTCTTCCGCGGCGTTGCGGGCGAGCGTTTCTGCGTGCGTAACTCGGGCGCGACGGCGGTTGTCGAAGGCACGGGCGACCACGGCTGCGAATACATGACGGGCGGCACGGTCGTCGTGCTCGGCGAAACGGGCCGCAACTTCGCGGCGGGCATGTCGGGTGGCATCGCTTACGTGTACGACGTGGACGGATCGTTCGCGGCGAAGTGCAACAAGTCGATGGTCGCGCTCGAGCCGGTGCTGCAACAGGCCGAACAGGAACGCACGGTCGACAAGGCGCTGTGGCACATGGGCCAGACCGACGAAGCGATGCTCAAGGGGCTCATCGAACGTCACTTCCAGTTCACGGGCTCGCCGCGTGCGAAGGCGCTGCTCGAAAACTGGGATGCGTCGCGCCGTCAGTTCGTGAAGGTGTTCCCGACCGAATACAAGCGCGCGCTGGGCGAAATGGGCGCGAAGAAGGCTGCCAAGGAAGTGCTCGCGGCCTGA
- a CDS encoding DUF883 family protein, giving the protein MTALPNTRDALGESWTTAGRRARRIARHSRHAAEDIASELRTLMTELENTLGDGTQADAAVLRTQMRKRLDEARTRLNDTRDAMRERAEAALHDADDYVHENPWRTIAIVGGVALIAGALIARGGSR; this is encoded by the coding sequence ATGACTGCACTTCCTAACACGCGAGATGCCCTGGGCGAATCCTGGACCACGGCTGGCCGTCGTGCGCGGCGCATTGCGCGCCACAGTCGACACGCGGCTGAAGATATTGCAAGCGAACTGCGCACACTGATGACCGAACTCGAGAATACGCTCGGAGACGGCACGCAAGCCGACGCCGCGGTGCTGCGCACGCAGATGCGCAAGCGTCTCGACGAAGCGCGCACACGTCTGAACGACACGCGCGATGCGATGCGCGAACGCGCCGAAGCGGCATTGCACGATGCCGACGACTACGTGCATGAAAATCCGTGGCGGACGATCGCCATTGTGGGTGGCGTTGCACTGATCGCAGGCGCCTTGATTGCGCGCGGCGGTTCACGCTGA
- the aroK gene encoding shikimate kinase AroK, whose translation MQPRDAHANVFFVGLMGAGKTTVGRAVARRLDRPFFDSDHEIEARTGARIPVIFELEGEAGFRDREAQVIAELTGRESIVLATGGGAVLRPENRDALRAHGIVVYLRANPHDLWLRTRRDKNRPLLQTEDPKGRLEALYEVRDPLYRECADFVIETGRPSVNGLVNMVLMQLEMAGVAKPAAS comes from the coding sequence TTGCAACCGCGGGACGCACACGCCAACGTTTTTTTTGTAGGGCTCATGGGGGCAGGCAAGACCACCGTGGGCCGGGCCGTGGCGCGCCGGCTGGATCGCCCGTTCTTCGACTCCGATCATGAAATCGAGGCGCGCACGGGCGCGCGCATCCCGGTGATCTTCGAACTCGAAGGCGAAGCGGGCTTTCGCGACCGCGAGGCGCAAGTGATCGCCGAGCTCACCGGGCGCGAAAGCATCGTGCTCGCCACGGGCGGCGGCGCGGTCTTGCGCCCGGAAAACCGCGACGCGCTGCGCGCGCACGGCATCGTCGTTTATCTGCGCGCCAATCCGCATGATCTCTGGCTGCGCACGCGCCGCGACAAGAACCGCCCGCTTCTGCAGACCGAGGACCCGAAAGGGCGCCTCGAAGCGCTCTACGAAGTCCGCGATCCGCTCTACCGCGAATGCGCCGATTTCGTGATCGAAACGGGCCGTCCGTCCGTCAACGGGCTCGTCAACATGGTGCTGATGCAGCTCGAGATGGCGGGCGTCGCCAAACCTGCTGCGTCATAA
- a CDS encoding OmpW family outer membrane protein — protein MKLKQALGVAALACITTTAHAQSAGSFFVTTGWLHLAPQSSSDPLKETNVNGTPVNITVPNTGAELGSGDTIGFTGGYFVTDHIATEFVIGVPPQFDLKGTGAFQQYGKLGSAKQWSPTLLFKYYFNQPQAKFRPYLGLGVSRVSFTDEKITNGAFEANVLHGPTTVTTDSSWEPVFNAGFTYAFTDHWFAGFSISYLPLSTTAKLNTQAQTPIGTVNVQSETKIRLNPIVTYVNLGYRF, from the coding sequence ATGAAATTAAAACAGGCCTTGGGGGTCGCGGCACTCGCTTGCATAACAACCACAGCGCACGCGCAATCGGCCGGCAGTTTCTTCGTTACAACAGGGTGGTTGCATCTCGCGCCTCAGTCCAGTAGTGACCCGTTGAAGGAGACAAACGTCAACGGTACGCCCGTCAATATCACTGTGCCCAACACGGGCGCCGAACTCGGCAGCGGCGACACCATCGGTTTCACCGGCGGTTACTTCGTCACCGACCATATCGCCACCGAGTTCGTGATCGGCGTGCCGCCTCAATTCGACCTGAAAGGCACGGGCGCATTCCAGCAATACGGCAAGCTCGGCTCGGCGAAGCAATGGAGCCCAACGCTGCTGTTCAAGTACTACTTCAACCAGCCGCAAGCCAAGTTCCGTCCGTATCTCGGCCTCGGCGTGAGCCGTGTTTCGTTTACCGACGAGAAAATCACGAACGGCGCTTTCGAAGCCAACGTACTTCATGGTCCGACCACTGTAACTACGGATAGTTCGTGGGAGCCCGTGTTTAATGCCGGCTTCACGTACGCGTTCACGGACCACTGGTTTGCAGGCTTCTCAATCTCGTACCTGCCGCTCTCGACAACCGCCAAGCTGAACACCCAGGCGCAGACGCCGATCGGTACCGTCAACGTGCAATCGGAGACGAAGATTCGTCTGAACCCGATCGTCACGTACGTGAACCTCGGTTACCGGTTCTAA
- the aroB gene encoding 3-dehydroquinate synthase, which produces MNSMITVNVELGERAYPIHIGADLIGKSELFAPHIRGASVTIVTNSTVDPLYGDTLRKALAPLGKDVTTVVLPDGEAHKNWETLNLIFDALLGARADRKTTLIALGGGVIGDMTGFAAACYMRGVPFIQVPTTLLSQVDSSVGGKTGINHPLGKNMIGAFYQPQAVIADIGALRTLPPRELAAGIAEVIKTGAIADATFFEWIEANMEALNRCEPEALAEAVKRSCEIKASVVAKDEREGGLRAILNFGHTFGHAIEAGLGYGEWLHGEAVGCGMVMAADLSVRLGHLDEAARKRLVAVIEAAHLPTQAPTLGAERYVDLMRVDKKAEAGEIKFILLKRFGDTLITRAPDEAVLETLGASVGT; this is translated from the coding sequence ATGAATTCCATGATCACCGTCAACGTCGAACTGGGCGAACGCGCCTATCCCATTCATATCGGCGCCGATCTGATCGGCAAAAGCGAGCTATTCGCGCCGCATATTCGCGGCGCGTCGGTGACGATCGTCACCAACTCGACGGTCGATCCTCTGTACGGCGACACCTTGCGCAAGGCGCTCGCGCCGCTCGGCAAGGACGTGACAACGGTCGTGCTGCCCGACGGCGAAGCGCACAAGAATTGGGAAACGCTGAATCTGATCTTCGACGCGCTGCTCGGCGCGCGGGCCGATCGCAAGACTACGTTGATCGCGCTCGGCGGCGGCGTGATCGGCGACATGACGGGTTTCGCAGCCGCCTGCTACATGCGCGGCGTGCCGTTCATCCAGGTGCCGACCACGCTGTTGTCGCAGGTCGATTCGTCGGTTGGCGGCAAGACGGGCATCAACCATCCGCTCGGCAAGAACATGATCGGCGCGTTCTACCAGCCGCAAGCCGTGATCGCCGATATCGGCGCGCTGCGCACGCTGCCGCCGCGCGAACTGGCGGCCGGGATCGCGGAAGTCATCAAGACGGGCGCGATTGCCGACGCAACGTTCTTCGAGTGGATCGAAGCGAACATGGAAGCGCTCAACCGCTGCGAACCGGAAGCGCTCGCCGAAGCGGTCAAACGTTCGTGCGAGATCAAGGCATCCGTGGTGGCCAAGGATGAGCGCGAAGGTGGTCTGCGCGCAATTCTCAATTTTGGTCATACGTTCGGTCACGCAATCGAAGCGGGTCTCGGCTATGGCGAGTGGCTGCACGGCGAAGCGGTGGGCTGCGGGATGGTGATGGCGGCGGACCTGTCCGTGCGGCTCGGCCATCTGGACGAGGCTGCGCGCAAGCGGCTCGTCGCCGTCATCGAGGCGGCGCATCTGCCTACTCAGGCGCCTACGCTCGGCGCGGAGCGTTACGTCGATCTGATGCGCGTTGACAAGAAGGCGGAAGCGGGCGAAATCAAGTTCATCCTGCTGAAGCGTTTCGGCGACACACTGATCACCCGCGCCCCCGACGAGGCGGTGCTCGAAACCCTCGGCGCCAGCGTCGGCACCTGA